From Epinephelus lanceolatus isolate andai-2023 chromosome 2, ASM4190304v1, whole genome shotgun sequence, one genomic window encodes:
- the LOC117254610 gene encoding SKI family transcriptional corepressor 1 homolog-B isoform X2, producing MESMPGQLRDAGRDASSSPSLKQDAPSFSGPSSLKPNQVSETSLYGVPIVCLVIDGKERLCLAQISNTLLKNYSYNEIHNRRVALGITCVQCTPVQLELLRRAGAMPISSRRCGMITKREAERLCKSFLGAHSPPKLPENFAFDVSHECAWGSRGSFIPARYNSSRAKCIKCSFCNMYFSPNKFIFHSHRTAESKYLQPDAANFNSWRRHLKLTDKKQSEDIHHAWEDVKAMFNGGSRKRTLPMNGSGMSSSMKSQASSSLAQTSSPEIPQKTLRCDEDQGNNNLSLASGARTYPVIPVPSKNFGMLQKIPPPLFPHHPYGFPSYGLCQKKSDGVPDANKTNVSGVFWPGAKDALYPAFPMFWPTAGGLPMPPYPGSPPKPLPELPGVRQAELDLSDQSDRGANTPKDTNHHPHHQQDGGERCSSSQSSSTRNDEDKSGDETPQRKISYISAFRPVVKDAETIAKLYGNRDSYGVRPGYLSPDFISESSSYRSISPDRDSVVDDDDDDPDVDVESNRGQDEEEPIQISPGGDHHGSPVPDQVSSAAEERQEQPDASSPAAAAAAAAAAASPEDTVHTGSSDEDRRMRNGSPLHEVYAHEKDGHVLLSEPPTSFGSKHSSSPRRSNGVHHVSEIQSQRNATYQEQKDRQADGALRIDISVHERDLENMAKEELQKQLVEQVELRKKLEREFQHLKDNFQDQMKRELSYREEMVQQLQIVRDTLCSELDQERKARYAIQQKLKAHDALHHFSCKMLTPRQCTGACTFKPPLLPP from the exons ATGGAGTCGATGCCCGGACAGCTTCGAGACGCGGGACGAGACGCCAGCTCTTCCCCCAGCTTAAAGCAGGACGCACCGAGCTTCTCCGGCCCCAGCTCCCTCAAACCAAACCAAGTGAGTGAGACCTCCTTGTACGGGGTGCCCATCGTATGTCTGGTCATAGACGGTAAGGAGAGACTGTGCCTGGCGCAGATTTCTAACACCCTGCTGAAAAACTACAGCTACAACGAGATACACAACCGTCGGGTCGCTTTGGGCATCACCTGTGTGCAGTGCACCCCCGTCCAGCTGGAGCTCCTGCGGCGCGCCGGGGCCATGCCCATCTCCTCCAGGCGCTGCGGCATGATCACCAAACGGGAGGCCGAGAGGCTCTGCAAGTCCTTCCTGGGAGCGCACAGCCCCCCAAAGCTCCCGGAAAATTTCGCATTTGACGTGTCTCATGAATGCGCCTGGGGCTCCAGAGGCAGCTTCATCCCCGCCAGATACAACAGCTCCAGAGCCAAGTGCATCAAGTGCAGCTTTTGTAACATGTATTTCTCCCCGAATAAATTCATTTTCCACTCTCACCGCACCGCAGAGTCCAAGTATCTGCAGCCGGACGCGGCCAACTTCAACTCGTGGAGACGCCACCTGAAACTGACGGATAAAAAACAGTCTGAGGACATTCACCACGCGTGGGAGGATGTAAAGGCCATGTTCAACGGGGGGAGCAGAAAGAGGACTCTGCCCATGAACGGGTCAGGGATGTCCTCGTCGATGAAATCACAGGCCTCGTCCTCTTTGGCCCAAACCAGCTCCCCTGAGATCCCTCAAAAAACTTTACGGTGCGATGAGGATCAGGGAAATAATAACCTGAGTTTGGCGAGCGGCGCACGGACCTACCCAGTCATCCCAGTGCCCAGCAAGAACTTTGGCATGCTCCAGAAAATCCCCCCACCTCTGTTCCCCCACCACCCCTACGGCTTCCCCAGCTATGGGCTGTGTCAGAAAAAGAGCGATGGTGTGCCTGACGCGAACAAAACCAATGTCTcgggtgtgttttggcctggcGCAAAGGACGCCCTCTACCCTGCTTTCCCCATGTTCTGGCCTACAGCTGGCGGCCTACCAATGCCACCCTACCCGGGGTCTCCACCAAAACCTCTTCCAGAGCTGCCAGGCGTCCGGCAGGCAGAGCTCGACTTATCGGACCAAAGCGACCGGGGCGCAAACACACCCAAAGACACCAACCACCACCCTCACCACCAGCAGGACGGCGGAGAGCGCTGCTCCAGCTCCCAGTCCTCCTCCACCAGGAACGACGAGGACAAGTCCGGGGACGAGACCCCTCAGAGGAAAATCAGCTACATCTCAGCCTTCAGACCCGTCGTCAAAGACGCGGAGACCATCGCCAAACTCTACGGCAACCGGGACAGCTACGGCGTGCGCCCTGGCTACCTGTCCCCGGATTTTATCAGCGAGAGCTCCAGTTATAGGTCGATATCACCGGACAGGGACAGCGTGGTGGACGACGACGACGATGACCCGGACGTGGATGTGGAGTCCAACCGGGGACAAGACGAGGAGGAGCCGATTCAGATCTCACCGGGAGGAGACCACCACGGCTCCCCAGTGCCGGACCAGGTCTCCTCGGCTGCTGAGGAGAGACAAGAGCAGCCTGATGCCTCCAgccccgcagcagcagcagcagcagcagcagcagcagcgtcacCGGAGGACACCGTGCACACTGGGTCATCAGATGAGGACAGACGGATGCGTAATGGCTCTCCTCTTCATGAA GTGTACGCTCATGAAAAGGACGGACACGTGCTCCTGAGCGAGCCTCCGACATCGTTTGGATCCAAACACTCGAGCAGCCCCCGCAGATCCAACG GTGTTCACCACGTGTCTGAAATACAGAGCCAACGCAACGCAACGTACCAGGAGCAGAAGGACAGACAag CCGATGGAGCTTTACGCATCGATATCAGCGTGCATGAAAGGGATCTGGAGAACATGGCGAAAG AGGAATTACAGAAGCAGCTTGTGGAGCAAGTGGAGTTGAGGAAAAAGTTGGAGAGAGAATTTCAGCATTTGAAAG ATAATTTTCAGGATCAAATGAAGCGTGAGCTGTCCTACAGAGAGGAAATGGTCCAGCAGCTGCAGATTGTTCGag ACACTTTGTGCAGCGAGTTGGACCAAGAGAGAAAGGCTCGTTATGCAATACAGCAGAAGCTAAAAG CTCATGACGCCCTTCACCATTTCTCCTGCAAGATGCTCACCCCTCGTCAGTGCACCGGAGCCTGCACCTTCAAACCTCCGCTGCTGCCTCCCTAG
- the LOC117254610 gene encoding SKI family transcriptional corepressor 1 homolog-B isoform X5: MESMPGQLRDAGRDASSSPSLKQDAPSFSGPSSLKPNQVSETSLYGVPIVCLVIDGKERLCLAQISNTLLKNYSYNEIHNRRVALGITCVQCTPVQLELLRRAGAMPISSRRCGMITKREAERLCKSFLGAHSPPKLPENFAFDVSHECAWGSRGSFIPARYNSSRAKCIKCSFCNMYFSPNKFIFHSHRTAESKYLQPDAANFNSWRRHLKLTDKKQSEDIHHAWEDVKAMFNGGSRKRTLPMNGSGMSSSMKSQASSSLAQTSSPEIPQKTLRCDEDQGNNNLSLASGARTYPVIPVPSKNFGMLQKIPPPLFPHHPYGFPSYGLCQKKSDGVPDANKTNVSGVFWPGAKDALYPAFPMFWPTAGGLPMPPYPGSPPKPLPELPGVRQAELDLSDQSDRGANTPKDTNHHPHHQQDGGERCSSSQSSSTRNDEDKSGDETPQRKISYISAFRPVVKDAETIAKLYGNRDSYGVRPGYLSPDFISESSSYRSISPDRDSVVDDDDDDPDVDVESNRGQDEEEPIQISPGGDHHGSPVPDQVSSAAEERQEQPDASSPAAAAAAAAAAASPEDTVHTGSSDEDRRMRNGSPLHEVYAHEKDGHVLLSEPPTSFGSKHSSSPRRSNGVHHVSEIQSQRNATYQEQKDRQADGALRIDISVHERDLENMAKEAHDALHHFSCKMLTPRQCTGACTFKPPLLPP; encoded by the exons ATGGAGTCGATGCCCGGACAGCTTCGAGACGCGGGACGAGACGCCAGCTCTTCCCCCAGCTTAAAGCAGGACGCACCGAGCTTCTCCGGCCCCAGCTCCCTCAAACCAAACCAAGTGAGTGAGACCTCCTTGTACGGGGTGCCCATCGTATGTCTGGTCATAGACGGTAAGGAGAGACTGTGCCTGGCGCAGATTTCTAACACCCTGCTGAAAAACTACAGCTACAACGAGATACACAACCGTCGGGTCGCTTTGGGCATCACCTGTGTGCAGTGCACCCCCGTCCAGCTGGAGCTCCTGCGGCGCGCCGGGGCCATGCCCATCTCCTCCAGGCGCTGCGGCATGATCACCAAACGGGAGGCCGAGAGGCTCTGCAAGTCCTTCCTGGGAGCGCACAGCCCCCCAAAGCTCCCGGAAAATTTCGCATTTGACGTGTCTCATGAATGCGCCTGGGGCTCCAGAGGCAGCTTCATCCCCGCCAGATACAACAGCTCCAGAGCCAAGTGCATCAAGTGCAGCTTTTGTAACATGTATTTCTCCCCGAATAAATTCATTTTCCACTCTCACCGCACCGCAGAGTCCAAGTATCTGCAGCCGGACGCGGCCAACTTCAACTCGTGGAGACGCCACCTGAAACTGACGGATAAAAAACAGTCTGAGGACATTCACCACGCGTGGGAGGATGTAAAGGCCATGTTCAACGGGGGGAGCAGAAAGAGGACTCTGCCCATGAACGGGTCAGGGATGTCCTCGTCGATGAAATCACAGGCCTCGTCCTCTTTGGCCCAAACCAGCTCCCCTGAGATCCCTCAAAAAACTTTACGGTGCGATGAGGATCAGGGAAATAATAACCTGAGTTTGGCGAGCGGCGCACGGACCTACCCAGTCATCCCAGTGCCCAGCAAGAACTTTGGCATGCTCCAGAAAATCCCCCCACCTCTGTTCCCCCACCACCCCTACGGCTTCCCCAGCTATGGGCTGTGTCAGAAAAAGAGCGATGGTGTGCCTGACGCGAACAAAACCAATGTCTcgggtgtgttttggcctggcGCAAAGGACGCCCTCTACCCTGCTTTCCCCATGTTCTGGCCTACAGCTGGCGGCCTACCAATGCCACCCTACCCGGGGTCTCCACCAAAACCTCTTCCAGAGCTGCCAGGCGTCCGGCAGGCAGAGCTCGACTTATCGGACCAAAGCGACCGGGGCGCAAACACACCCAAAGACACCAACCACCACCCTCACCACCAGCAGGACGGCGGAGAGCGCTGCTCCAGCTCCCAGTCCTCCTCCACCAGGAACGACGAGGACAAGTCCGGGGACGAGACCCCTCAGAGGAAAATCAGCTACATCTCAGCCTTCAGACCCGTCGTCAAAGACGCGGAGACCATCGCCAAACTCTACGGCAACCGGGACAGCTACGGCGTGCGCCCTGGCTACCTGTCCCCGGATTTTATCAGCGAGAGCTCCAGTTATAGGTCGATATCACCGGACAGGGACAGCGTGGTGGACGACGACGACGATGACCCGGACGTGGATGTGGAGTCCAACCGGGGACAAGACGAGGAGGAGCCGATTCAGATCTCACCGGGAGGAGACCACCACGGCTCCCCAGTGCCGGACCAGGTCTCCTCGGCTGCTGAGGAGAGACAAGAGCAGCCTGATGCCTCCAgccccgcagcagcagcagcagcagcagcagcagcagcgtcacCGGAGGACACCGTGCACACTGGGTCATCAGATGAGGACAGACGGATGCGTAATGGCTCTCCTCTTCATGAA GTGTACGCTCATGAAAAGGACGGACACGTGCTCCTGAGCGAGCCTCCGACATCGTTTGGATCCAAACACTCGAGCAGCCCCCGCAGATCCAACG GTGTTCACCACGTGTCTGAAATACAGAGCCAACGCAACGCAACGTACCAGGAGCAGAAGGACAGACAag CCGATGGAGCTTTACGCATCGATATCAGCGTGCATGAAAGGGATCTGGAGAACATGGCGAAAG AAGCTCATGACGCCCTTCACCATTTCTCCTGCAAGATGCTCACCCCTCGTCAGTGCACCGGAGCCTGCACCTTCAAACCTCCGCTGCTGCCTCCCTAG
- the LOC117254610 gene encoding SKI family transcriptional corepressor 1 homolog-B isoform X1, which translates to MESMPGQLRDAGRDASSSPSLKQDAPSFSGPSSLKPNQVSETSLYGVPIVCLVIDGKERLCLAQISNTLLKNYSYNEIHNRRVALGITCVQCTPVQLELLRRAGAMPISSRRCGMITKREAERLCKSFLGAHSPPKLPENFAFDVSHECAWGSRGSFIPARYNSSRAKCIKCSFCNMYFSPNKFIFHSHRTAESKYLQPDAANFNSWRRHLKLTDKKQSEDIHHAWEDVKAMFNGGSRKRTLPMNGSGMSSSMKSQASSSLAQTSSPEIPQKTLRCDEDQGNNNLSLASGARTYPVIPVPSKNFGMLQKIPPPLFPHHPYGFPSYGLCQKKSDGVPDANKTNVSGVFWPGAKDALYPAFPMFWPTAGGLPMPPYPGSPPKPLPELPGVRQAELDLSDQSDRGANTPKDTNHHPHHQQDGGERCSSSQSSSTRNDEDKSGDETPQRKISYISAFRPVVKDAETIAKLYGNRDSYGVRPGYLSPDFISESSSYRSISPDRDSVVDDDDDDPDVDVESNRGQDEEEPIQISPGGDHHGSPVPDQVSSAAEERQEQPDASSPAAAAAAAAAAASPEDTVHTGSSDEDRRMRNGSPLHEVYAHEKDGHVLLSEPPTSFGSKHSSSPRRSNGVHHVSEIQSQRNATYQEQKDRQADGALRIDISVHERDLENMAKEELQKQLVEQVELRKKLEREFQHLKDNFQDQMKRELSYREEMVQQLQIVRDTLCSELDQERKARYAIQQKLKEAHDALHHFSCKMLTPRQCTGACTFKPPLLPP; encoded by the exons ATGGAGTCGATGCCCGGACAGCTTCGAGACGCGGGACGAGACGCCAGCTCTTCCCCCAGCTTAAAGCAGGACGCACCGAGCTTCTCCGGCCCCAGCTCCCTCAAACCAAACCAAGTGAGTGAGACCTCCTTGTACGGGGTGCCCATCGTATGTCTGGTCATAGACGGTAAGGAGAGACTGTGCCTGGCGCAGATTTCTAACACCCTGCTGAAAAACTACAGCTACAACGAGATACACAACCGTCGGGTCGCTTTGGGCATCACCTGTGTGCAGTGCACCCCCGTCCAGCTGGAGCTCCTGCGGCGCGCCGGGGCCATGCCCATCTCCTCCAGGCGCTGCGGCATGATCACCAAACGGGAGGCCGAGAGGCTCTGCAAGTCCTTCCTGGGAGCGCACAGCCCCCCAAAGCTCCCGGAAAATTTCGCATTTGACGTGTCTCATGAATGCGCCTGGGGCTCCAGAGGCAGCTTCATCCCCGCCAGATACAACAGCTCCAGAGCCAAGTGCATCAAGTGCAGCTTTTGTAACATGTATTTCTCCCCGAATAAATTCATTTTCCACTCTCACCGCACCGCAGAGTCCAAGTATCTGCAGCCGGACGCGGCCAACTTCAACTCGTGGAGACGCCACCTGAAACTGACGGATAAAAAACAGTCTGAGGACATTCACCACGCGTGGGAGGATGTAAAGGCCATGTTCAACGGGGGGAGCAGAAAGAGGACTCTGCCCATGAACGGGTCAGGGATGTCCTCGTCGATGAAATCACAGGCCTCGTCCTCTTTGGCCCAAACCAGCTCCCCTGAGATCCCTCAAAAAACTTTACGGTGCGATGAGGATCAGGGAAATAATAACCTGAGTTTGGCGAGCGGCGCACGGACCTACCCAGTCATCCCAGTGCCCAGCAAGAACTTTGGCATGCTCCAGAAAATCCCCCCACCTCTGTTCCCCCACCACCCCTACGGCTTCCCCAGCTATGGGCTGTGTCAGAAAAAGAGCGATGGTGTGCCTGACGCGAACAAAACCAATGTCTcgggtgtgttttggcctggcGCAAAGGACGCCCTCTACCCTGCTTTCCCCATGTTCTGGCCTACAGCTGGCGGCCTACCAATGCCACCCTACCCGGGGTCTCCACCAAAACCTCTTCCAGAGCTGCCAGGCGTCCGGCAGGCAGAGCTCGACTTATCGGACCAAAGCGACCGGGGCGCAAACACACCCAAAGACACCAACCACCACCCTCACCACCAGCAGGACGGCGGAGAGCGCTGCTCCAGCTCCCAGTCCTCCTCCACCAGGAACGACGAGGACAAGTCCGGGGACGAGACCCCTCAGAGGAAAATCAGCTACATCTCAGCCTTCAGACCCGTCGTCAAAGACGCGGAGACCATCGCCAAACTCTACGGCAACCGGGACAGCTACGGCGTGCGCCCTGGCTACCTGTCCCCGGATTTTATCAGCGAGAGCTCCAGTTATAGGTCGATATCACCGGACAGGGACAGCGTGGTGGACGACGACGACGATGACCCGGACGTGGATGTGGAGTCCAACCGGGGACAAGACGAGGAGGAGCCGATTCAGATCTCACCGGGAGGAGACCACCACGGCTCCCCAGTGCCGGACCAGGTCTCCTCGGCTGCTGAGGAGAGACAAGAGCAGCCTGATGCCTCCAgccccgcagcagcagcagcagcagcagcagcagcagcgtcacCGGAGGACACCGTGCACACTGGGTCATCAGATGAGGACAGACGGATGCGTAATGGCTCTCCTCTTCATGAA GTGTACGCTCATGAAAAGGACGGACACGTGCTCCTGAGCGAGCCTCCGACATCGTTTGGATCCAAACACTCGAGCAGCCCCCGCAGATCCAACG GTGTTCACCACGTGTCTGAAATACAGAGCCAACGCAACGCAACGTACCAGGAGCAGAAGGACAGACAag CCGATGGAGCTTTACGCATCGATATCAGCGTGCATGAAAGGGATCTGGAGAACATGGCGAAAG AGGAATTACAGAAGCAGCTTGTGGAGCAAGTGGAGTTGAGGAAAAAGTTGGAGAGAGAATTTCAGCATTTGAAAG ATAATTTTCAGGATCAAATGAAGCGTGAGCTGTCCTACAGAGAGGAAATGGTCCAGCAGCTGCAGATTGTTCGag ACACTTTGTGCAGCGAGTTGGACCAAGAGAGAAAGGCTCGTTATGCAATACAGCAGAAGCTAAAAG AAGCTCATGACGCCCTTCACCATTTCTCCTGCAAGATGCTCACCCCTCGTCAGTGCACCGGAGCCTGCACCTTCAAACCTCCGCTGCTGCCTCCCTAG
- the LOC117254610 gene encoding SKI family transcriptional corepressor 1 homolog-B isoform X4, producing MESMPGQLRDAGRDASSSPSLKQDAPSFSGPSSLKPNQVSETSLYGVPIVCLVIDGKERLCLAQISNTLLKNYSYNEIHNRRVALGITCVQCTPVQLELLRRAGAMPISSRRCGMITKREAERLCKSFLGAHSPPKLPENFAFDVSHECAWGSRGSFIPARYNSSRAKCIKCSFCNMYFSPNKFIFHSHRTAESKYLQPDAANFNSWRRHLKLTDKKQSEDIHHAWEDVKAMFNGGSRKRTLPMNGSGMSSSMKSQASSSLAQTSSPEIPQKTLRCDEDQGNNNLSLASGARTYPVIPVPSKNFGMLQKIPPPLFPHHPYGFPSYGLCQKKSDGVPDANKTNVSGVFWPGAKDALYPAFPMFWPTAGGLPMPPYPGSPPKPLPELPGVRQAELDLSDQSDRGANTPKDTNHHPHHQQDGGERCSSSQSSSTRNDEDKSGDETPQRKISYISAFRPVVKDAETIAKLYGNRDSYGVRPGYLSPDFISESSSYRSISPDRDSVVDDDDDDPDVDVESNRGQDEEEPIQISPGGDHHGSPVPDQVSSAAEERQEQPDASSPAAAAAAAAAAASPEDTVHTGSSDEDRRMRNGSPLHEVYAHEKDGHVLLSEPPTSFGSKHSSSPRRSNGVHHVSEIQSQRNATYQEQKDRQADGALRIDISVHERDLENMAKEELQKQLVEQVELRKKLEREFQHLKDNFQDQMKRELSYREEMVQQLQIVRAHDALHHFSCKMLTPRQCTGACTFKPPLLPP from the exons ATGGAGTCGATGCCCGGACAGCTTCGAGACGCGGGACGAGACGCCAGCTCTTCCCCCAGCTTAAAGCAGGACGCACCGAGCTTCTCCGGCCCCAGCTCCCTCAAACCAAACCAAGTGAGTGAGACCTCCTTGTACGGGGTGCCCATCGTATGTCTGGTCATAGACGGTAAGGAGAGACTGTGCCTGGCGCAGATTTCTAACACCCTGCTGAAAAACTACAGCTACAACGAGATACACAACCGTCGGGTCGCTTTGGGCATCACCTGTGTGCAGTGCACCCCCGTCCAGCTGGAGCTCCTGCGGCGCGCCGGGGCCATGCCCATCTCCTCCAGGCGCTGCGGCATGATCACCAAACGGGAGGCCGAGAGGCTCTGCAAGTCCTTCCTGGGAGCGCACAGCCCCCCAAAGCTCCCGGAAAATTTCGCATTTGACGTGTCTCATGAATGCGCCTGGGGCTCCAGAGGCAGCTTCATCCCCGCCAGATACAACAGCTCCAGAGCCAAGTGCATCAAGTGCAGCTTTTGTAACATGTATTTCTCCCCGAATAAATTCATTTTCCACTCTCACCGCACCGCAGAGTCCAAGTATCTGCAGCCGGACGCGGCCAACTTCAACTCGTGGAGACGCCACCTGAAACTGACGGATAAAAAACAGTCTGAGGACATTCACCACGCGTGGGAGGATGTAAAGGCCATGTTCAACGGGGGGAGCAGAAAGAGGACTCTGCCCATGAACGGGTCAGGGATGTCCTCGTCGATGAAATCACAGGCCTCGTCCTCTTTGGCCCAAACCAGCTCCCCTGAGATCCCTCAAAAAACTTTACGGTGCGATGAGGATCAGGGAAATAATAACCTGAGTTTGGCGAGCGGCGCACGGACCTACCCAGTCATCCCAGTGCCCAGCAAGAACTTTGGCATGCTCCAGAAAATCCCCCCACCTCTGTTCCCCCACCACCCCTACGGCTTCCCCAGCTATGGGCTGTGTCAGAAAAAGAGCGATGGTGTGCCTGACGCGAACAAAACCAATGTCTcgggtgtgttttggcctggcGCAAAGGACGCCCTCTACCCTGCTTTCCCCATGTTCTGGCCTACAGCTGGCGGCCTACCAATGCCACCCTACCCGGGGTCTCCACCAAAACCTCTTCCAGAGCTGCCAGGCGTCCGGCAGGCAGAGCTCGACTTATCGGACCAAAGCGACCGGGGCGCAAACACACCCAAAGACACCAACCACCACCCTCACCACCAGCAGGACGGCGGAGAGCGCTGCTCCAGCTCCCAGTCCTCCTCCACCAGGAACGACGAGGACAAGTCCGGGGACGAGACCCCTCAGAGGAAAATCAGCTACATCTCAGCCTTCAGACCCGTCGTCAAAGACGCGGAGACCATCGCCAAACTCTACGGCAACCGGGACAGCTACGGCGTGCGCCCTGGCTACCTGTCCCCGGATTTTATCAGCGAGAGCTCCAGTTATAGGTCGATATCACCGGACAGGGACAGCGTGGTGGACGACGACGACGATGACCCGGACGTGGATGTGGAGTCCAACCGGGGACAAGACGAGGAGGAGCCGATTCAGATCTCACCGGGAGGAGACCACCACGGCTCCCCAGTGCCGGACCAGGTCTCCTCGGCTGCTGAGGAGAGACAAGAGCAGCCTGATGCCTCCAgccccgcagcagcagcagcagcagcagcagcagcagcgtcacCGGAGGACACCGTGCACACTGGGTCATCAGATGAGGACAGACGGATGCGTAATGGCTCTCCTCTTCATGAA GTGTACGCTCATGAAAAGGACGGACACGTGCTCCTGAGCGAGCCTCCGACATCGTTTGGATCCAAACACTCGAGCAGCCCCCGCAGATCCAACG GTGTTCACCACGTGTCTGAAATACAGAGCCAACGCAACGCAACGTACCAGGAGCAGAAGGACAGACAag CCGATGGAGCTTTACGCATCGATATCAGCGTGCATGAAAGGGATCTGGAGAACATGGCGAAAG AGGAATTACAGAAGCAGCTTGTGGAGCAAGTGGAGTTGAGGAAAAAGTTGGAGAGAGAATTTCAGCATTTGAAAG ATAATTTTCAGGATCAAATGAAGCGTGAGCTGTCCTACAGAGAGGAAATGGTCCAGCAGCTGCAGATTGTTCGag CTCATGACGCCCTTCACCATTTCTCCTGCAAGATGCTCACCCCTCGTCAGTGCACCGGAGCCTGCACCTTCAAACCTCCGCTGCTGCCTCCCTAG